From Stenotrophomonas maltophilia, a single genomic window includes:
- a CDS encoding ABC transporter permease, which produces MKYFSLVWAQLFRSRTRTLLTLLSVVAAFLLFGMLDSVRVAFNSGGSVEGANRLVVASRLSITQSLPIRLETQIRQVAGVRDVAYGMWFGGIYQDPKNFFPNFSVSPNYFDVYRELQIDPAQLEDWKQTRTGAIVGETLAKQFGWKIGDTIPLQATIFPRGGSNDWPLELKGIYRSKDRALAANEERQLMMNWKYFDESNDYIKNQVSWYTVTLDNPDHSSRVAQAIDAISANSDHETKTQTESAFQQAFVKQFADIGMIVTSIMGAVFFTLLLLTGNTMAQAVRERVPELATLKTLGFRDSTVLTLVMVESVLLIGLGGLIGMGLAALVLPAISPKSMGMLPPHVPTPTWLMGLGLIVVIGIIVGLLPALRAKRLKIVDALAGR; this is translated from the coding sequence ATGAAATACTTTTCATTGGTGTGGGCGCAGCTGTTCCGCAGCCGCACACGTACCTTGCTGACCCTGCTCTCGGTGGTGGCTGCGTTCCTGCTGTTCGGCATGCTCGACTCGGTGCGCGTGGCCTTCAATTCCGGCGGCAGCGTGGAAGGGGCCAACCGGCTGGTGGTGGCCTCGCGGCTGTCGATCACCCAGTCGCTGCCGATCCGCCTTGAAACCCAGATCCGCCAGGTGGCCGGCGTGCGTGATGTGGCCTACGGCATGTGGTTCGGCGGCATCTACCAGGACCCGAAGAACTTCTTCCCGAACTTCTCGGTGTCGCCCAACTACTTCGACGTGTACCGCGAACTGCAGATCGACCCGGCGCAGCTGGAAGACTGGAAGCAGACCCGCACCGGCGCCATCGTCGGCGAAACCCTGGCCAAGCAGTTCGGCTGGAAGATCGGTGACACCATCCCGCTGCAGGCCACGATCTTCCCGCGCGGCGGCAGCAACGACTGGCCGCTGGAACTGAAGGGCATCTACCGCTCCAAGGACCGTGCGCTGGCCGCCAACGAAGAACGCCAGTTGATGATGAACTGGAAGTACTTCGATGAATCCAACGACTACATCAAGAACCAGGTGAGCTGGTACACGGTGACGCTGGACAATCCCGACCACTCCTCGCGCGTGGCGCAGGCCATCGATGCGATCTCGGCCAACTCCGACCACGAGACCAAGACCCAGACCGAGTCGGCGTTCCAGCAGGCCTTCGTCAAGCAGTTCGCCGACATTGGCATGATCGTCACCTCGATCATGGGCGCGGTGTTCTTCACCCTGCTGCTGCTGACCGGCAACACCATGGCGCAGGCGGTGCGCGAGCGCGTGCCCGAACTGGCCACGCTGAAGACGCTGGGCTTCAGGGACAGCACCGTGCTGACCCTGGTGATGGTGGAGTCGGTGCTGCTGATCGGCCTTGGCGGCCTGATCGGCATGGGCCTGGCCGCACTGGTGCTGCCCGCGATCAGCCCGAAGAGCATGGGCATGCTGCCACCGCACGTGCCGACGCCAACCTGGCTGATGGGGCTGGGCCTGATCGTGGTGATCGGCATCATCGTCGGCTTGTTGCCGGCGCTGCGTGCCAAGCGCCTGAAGATCGTCGACGCACTGGCCGGCCGCTGA
- a CDS encoding ABC transporter ATP-binding protein: MSTLVSLRNITKTYQRGPEKVQVLHGIDLDIARGDFVALMGPSGSGKTTLLNLIGGLDNPSGGEISIEGERIDQMSGGQLSTWRSHHVGFVFQFYNLMPMLTAQKNVELPLLLTHLSAAQRKRNAEIALTLVGLADRRSHRPNELSGGQQQRVAIARAIVSDPTFLICDEPTGDLDRQSAEEILGLLQQLNREHGKTIIMVTHDPKAAEYATHTVHLDKGELADAPLAH; the protein is encoded by the coding sequence ATGTCGACCCTGGTTTCACTGCGCAACATCACCAAGACCTACCAGCGTGGCCCCGAAAAAGTGCAGGTGCTGCACGGCATCGACCTGGACATCGCGCGCGGCGACTTCGTCGCGCTGATGGGCCCCTCCGGTTCGGGCAAGACCACCCTGCTCAACCTGATCGGCGGCCTGGACAACCCCAGCGGCGGCGAGATCAGCATCGAAGGCGAGCGCATCGACCAGATGAGCGGCGGCCAGCTGTCGACCTGGCGCAGCCACCACGTCGGCTTCGTGTTCCAGTTCTACAACCTGATGCCGATGCTGACCGCGCAGAAGAACGTCGAGCTGCCGCTGCTGCTGACCCACCTCAGCGCCGCGCAGCGCAAGCGCAATGCGGAGATCGCGCTGACCCTGGTCGGCCTGGCCGACCGCCGCAGCCACCGCCCGAATGAGCTGTCCGGCGGCCAGCAGCAGCGCGTGGCGATCGCCCGTGCGATCGTCTCCGACCCCACCTTCCTGATCTGCGACGAACCCACCGGCGATCTCGACCGCCAGTCCGCCGAAGAGATCCTGGGCCTGCTGCAGCAGCTCAACCGCGAGCACGGCAAGACCATCATCATGGTCACCCATGACCCGAAGGCGGCCGAGTACGCCACGCACACCGTGCACCTGGACAAGGGCGAGCTGGCCGACGCCCCGCTGGCCCACTGA
- a CDS encoding efflux RND transporter periplasmic adaptor subunit — protein sequence MNASAELLKELRIDRKSPPTASGGRGGGRRWLWIAIIVVVLLIAAAIAFLFGRTPAVEVETAPAVAIQQGSASSSVLDASGYVVARRMATVSAKITGKVREVMIEEGMRVEQGQIMATLDPIDADAQRSLYASQLQAARSQVAGLEAQQKQASAEASRLQALVGQQLVSRSQYDQAVAQRDSLRAQLDTAQRNVKVAHDQLAIADLGVDNNVVRAPFSGVVTAKAAQPGEIVSPLSAGGGFTRTGIGTIVDMDSLEIEVEVGEAFIGRVQPKMPVEATLNAYPEWKIPGEVIAIIPTADRGKATVKVRVALKVKDPRIVPEMGVRVSFLEQAQPQAASTPQGVRVPAGAVVQRESSTVAFVLGDDSRLQQRTVEAGQAMGKDRQILKGVSAGESVVVNPPETLRDGAKVQQKQAQ from the coding sequence ATGAACGCTTCTGCCGAGCTGTTGAAGGAACTCCGTATCGACCGCAAATCGCCGCCAACTGCCTCCGGCGGCAGGGGCGGTGGCCGCCGCTGGCTGTGGATCGCGATCATCGTGGTGGTGCTGCTGATCGCCGCCGCCATCGCCTTCCTGTTCGGCCGCACGCCGGCCGTGGAAGTGGAAACCGCGCCTGCCGTGGCTATCCAGCAGGGCAGCGCCAGCAGTTCGGTGCTCGACGCCAGCGGCTACGTGGTGGCCCGGCGCATGGCCACGGTCTCGGCCAAGATCACCGGCAAGGTGCGCGAGGTGATGATCGAGGAAGGCATGCGCGTGGAGCAGGGCCAGATCATGGCCACGCTGGACCCGATCGATGCCGACGCGCAGCGCAGCCTGTATGCCTCGCAGCTGCAGGCCGCGCGCAGCCAGGTCGCCGGGCTGGAAGCGCAGCAGAAGCAGGCCTCGGCCGAAGCCAGCCGCCTGCAGGCACTGGTCGGCCAGCAGCTGGTCTCGCGCTCGCAGTACGACCAGGCCGTGGCCCAGCGTGACAGCCTGCGCGCCCAGCTCGACACCGCCCAGCGCAACGTCAAGGTCGCCCACGACCAGCTGGCCATCGCCGACCTCGGCGTGGACAACAACGTTGTGCGTGCGCCGTTCTCCGGCGTGGTCACCGCCAAGGCGGCGCAACCGGGCGAAATCGTCTCGCCGCTGTCGGCCGGCGGTGGCTTCACCCGTACCGGCATCGGCACCATCGTCGACATGGATTCGCTGGAGATCGAGGTCGAGGTCGGCGAGGCCTTCATCGGCCGCGTGCAGCCGAAGATGCCGGTGGAAGCCACGCTCAACGCCTACCCGGAATGGAAGATTCCGGGCGAGGTGATCGCCATCATTCCAACCGCTGACCGTGGCAAGGCCACGGTGAAGGTGCGCGTCGCGCTGAAGGTGAAGGACCCGCGCATCGTGCCGGAGATGGGCGTGCGGGTCAGCTTCCTGGAGCAGGCGCAACCGCAGGCCGCCAGCACGCCGCAGGGCGTGCGCGTGCCGGCCGGCGCGGTGGTGCAGCGTGAAAGCAGCACGGTCGCCTTCGTGCTGGGCGATGACAGCCGCCTGCAGCAGCGCACGGTCGAGGCCGGCCAGGCGATGGGCAAGGACCGCCAGATCCTCAAGGGCGTGAGCGCGGGCGAGTCGGTGGTGGTCAATCCACCGGAGACCCTGCGCGATGGCGCCAAGGTGCAACAGAAACAAGCGCAGTAA
- a CDS encoding ABC transporter ATP-binding protein, whose product MDPIAPSLARLQQVQVRYRDHTALHGIDLQVRAGQVLALLGRNGAGKSTAISVLLGLRRADAGEVELLGGDPQQRASRLGLGVMLQSTSLPPMLQVDELVAQASACYPEPMPLQEVLQRAGLQALARRRYGQLSGGQQRAVQFAIAICGRPRVLFLDEPTTGLDIQARQGMWQAIRQHVAEGCGVLLTTHYLEEAEALAQQVVVLEQGRVLADAPLAELRLADRPRRIRCRSALAVDVLRQWPGVQQVQREGEHLQLLASPAEPVVARLLAADAQLCELEVQGAALADAFLDMTREAA is encoded by the coding sequence ATGGATCCGATCGCCCCGTCGCTGGCCCGCCTGCAGCAGGTGCAGGTGCGCTATCGCGACCATACCGCCCTGCATGGCATCGACCTGCAGGTCCGCGCTGGCCAGGTGCTGGCATTGCTGGGCCGCAACGGTGCTGGCAAGAGTACCGCGATCAGCGTGTTGTTGGGCCTGCGGCGGGCCGATGCCGGCGAGGTCGAGCTGCTCGGCGGCGACCCGCAGCAGCGCGCCAGCCGCCTGGGCCTGGGGGTGATGCTGCAGAGCACCAGCCTGCCGCCGATGCTGCAGGTGGACGAGTTGGTGGCGCAGGCCAGCGCCTGCTATCCCGAGCCCATGCCCTTGCAGGAGGTGCTGCAGCGCGCCGGCCTGCAGGCGCTGGCGCGGCGCCGTTACGGCCAGCTGTCCGGTGGCCAGCAACGCGCCGTGCAGTTCGCCATCGCGATCTGCGGCCGCCCGCGCGTGCTGTTCCTGGACGAGCCGACCACCGGCCTGGACATCCAGGCGCGGCAGGGGATGTGGCAGGCGATCCGGCAGCACGTGGCCGAGGGCTGCGGCGTGCTGCTGACCACCCATTACCTGGAGGAGGCCGAAGCGCTGGCGCAGCAGGTGGTGGTGCTGGAGCAGGGTCGCGTGCTGGCCGACGCGCCGCTGGCCGAACTGCGCCTGGCCGACCGGCCGCGGCGCATCCGGTGCCGCAGTGCGCTGGCCGTCGATGTGCTGCGGCAGTGGCCCGGCGTGCAGCAGGTGCAGCGCGAGGGCGAGCACCTGCAGCTGCTGGCCAGCCCGGCCGAGCCGGTGGTGGCGCGCCTGCTGGCCGCCGACGCACAGCTGTGCGAGCTGGAAGTACAGGGCGCGGCGCTGGCCGACGCTTTCCTCGACATGACCCGGGAGGCCGCATGA
- a CDS encoding ABC transporter permease gives MNTVIRTPAAARPGWRRALRPYAAELQAELRRAWRTPAFAVPSLLFPVLFYLLFGVLLGRGHAPLYLLATYCVFGAMAPALFGFGVQLALDREGGLLTLKRALPMPAAAPLLARLAMAVMFALLVAALLIGVARVLGGVHLQPAQMLQLLAVAGLAALPLGAIGLLIGSHVSASAAPAMVNLVYLPLALLSGLWLPLSALPALFSTMAPLWPTWHLAQLALPVVGLPSAGSIGGHLLVLLAVTVVALLLARRRLRRIG, from the coding sequence ATGAACACCGTGATCCGTACGCCTGCAGCCGCGCGCCCGGGATGGCGCCGCGCCCTGCGCCCCTACGCCGCTGAACTGCAGGCCGAGCTGCGCCGCGCCTGGCGCACGCCCGCGTTCGCGGTGCCGTCGCTGCTGTTCCCGGTGCTGTTCTACCTGCTGTTCGGCGTGCTGCTGGGGCGGGGCCATGCGCCGCTGTACCTGCTGGCCACCTACTGCGTGTTCGGCGCGATGGCGCCGGCCCTGTTCGGCTTCGGCGTGCAGCTCGCGCTGGACCGCGAAGGCGGCCTGCTGACCCTCAAGCGCGCGCTGCCGATGCCGGCAGCGGCACCGCTGCTGGCACGGCTGGCGATGGCGGTGATGTTCGCGCTGCTGGTGGCCGCGTTGCTGATCGGCGTGGCGCGCGTGCTGGGCGGCGTGCACCTGCAACCCGCGCAGATGCTGCAGCTGCTGGCGGTGGCCGGCCTGGCCGCACTGCCGCTGGGGGCGATCGGCCTGCTGATCGGCAGCCATGTCAGCGCCAGTGCGGCGCCGGCGATGGTCAACCTGGTCTACCTGCCGCTGGCCCTGCTGTCGGGGCTGTGGCTGCCGCTGTCGGCACTGCCTGCGCTGTTCTCGACGATGGCACCGCTGTGGCCGACCTGGCATCTGGCGCAGCTGGCGCTGCCGGTGGTCGGGCTGCCGTCGGCGGGCAGCATCGGCGGCCATCTGCTGGTGCTGCTGGCGGTGACCGTGGTGGCGTTGCTGCTGGCACGCCGCCGCCTGCGCCGGATCGGCTGA
- a CDS encoding sensor histidine kinase encodes MIGNVRPRLDPPVSSSWLASLLRPAPDSAVAELLRRGKSPWSGAIHLLWSVWIFLTPVLGNGFTLRWLLLTLVSYPLFLLLYARVMLAPRHHGWRYALGMIVLALVLLPWYPSGLSYFVFGCVMIRMSGRSSWWAYLLQLTGLNLLFCGTALYFGYPWQAMVWMPAVSFIVGLVVNVEALSQQRDVALQLSQDEVRRLATTAERERIGRDLHDLLGHTLSLITLKLELARKLHDRGDARARQEIGEAEAIAREALAQVRSAVTGIRASDLAGELASARLLLECQQVHLQYTTPPPMPVDVERGLALVLREAATNIVRHAQATRVQVDFMLEERQLAMQIRDDGRGGVQAEGNGLCGMRERAAALGGQLTLQSPRGEGTVLTVRVPLVAASTPLPPASLAPGGAA; translated from the coding sequence ATGATCGGCAACGTTCGTCCCCGCCTGGATCCTCCCGTGTCGTCGAGCTGGCTTGCGTCCCTGCTGCGCCCTGCGCCGGATTCGGCCGTGGCCGAACTGCTGCGACGTGGCAAGTCGCCCTGGAGCGGCGCGATCCACCTGCTGTGGTCGGTATGGATCTTCCTCACCCCGGTGCTGGGCAATGGCTTCACGCTGCGCTGGCTGCTGCTGACCCTGGTCAGCTATCCGCTGTTCCTGCTGCTCTACGCCAGGGTGATGCTGGCGCCACGGCACCATGGGTGGCGCTATGCGCTGGGCATGATCGTGCTGGCGCTGGTACTGCTGCCCTGGTACCCCTCGGGCTTGAGCTACTTCGTGTTCGGCTGCGTGATGATCCGCATGAGCGGGCGCAGCAGCTGGTGGGCGTACCTGCTGCAGCTGACCGGGCTGAACCTGCTGTTCTGTGGCACCGCGCTGTACTTCGGCTATCCGTGGCAGGCCATGGTGTGGATGCCAGCGGTGTCGTTCATTGTCGGGCTGGTGGTGAACGTGGAGGCCCTGAGCCAGCAGCGCGACGTTGCCCTGCAGCTGTCGCAGGACGAAGTCCGGCGGCTGGCGACCACCGCCGAGCGCGAACGCATCGGCCGTGACCTGCATGACCTGCTCGGCCACACCCTGTCGCTGATCACGTTGAAGCTGGAGCTGGCGCGCAAGCTGCACGACCGTGGCGACGCGCGCGCGCGGCAGGAGATCGGCGAGGCCGAGGCGATCGCCCGCGAGGCGCTGGCACAGGTCCGCAGTGCGGTGACCGGCATCCGCGCCAGTGACCTGGCCGGTGAGCTGGCCTCGGCACGCCTGCTGCTGGAATGCCAGCAGGTGCACCTGCAGTACACGACGCCGCCACCGATGCCGGTGGACGTGGAACGTGGACTGGCGCTGGTGCTGCGCGAAGCAGCCACCAATATCGTGCGCCATGCGCAGGCGACCCGGGTGCAGGTGGATTTCATGCTTGAGGAACGACAGTTGGCGATGCAGATACGCGATGACGGGCGCGGTGGCGTGCAGGCCGAGGGCAATGGACTGTGTGGCATGCGCGAACGGGCGGCGGCGCTGGGTGGCCAGTTGACGCTGCAGTCTCCGCGCGGAGAAGGCACGGTGCTGACCGTGCGCGTGCCGTTGGTGGCCGCCAGTACGCCGTTGCCGCCGGCGTCATTGGCACCGGGCGGTGCGGCATGA
- a CDS encoding response regulator transcription factor: protein MIRILLAEDQAMVRGALSALLGLEPDIEVLGSAADGEAAWRMLQQLKPDILVTDIEMPGLSGLELAQRIARHELPIKVVIVTTFARAGFLRRALEAGVLGYLLKDAPAENLADALRKVNQGIRAIDPQLALDAWSQADPLTDRERRVLRLAGEGRTASEIAEQLGLSHGTVRNYLSECIGKLGVANRIEAYRLARQKGWL, encoded by the coding sequence ATGATCCGCATCCTGCTGGCCGAAGACCAGGCGATGGTACGGGGTGCGTTGTCGGCGCTGCTGGGCCTGGAGCCTGATATCGAGGTACTGGGCAGCGCCGCCGACGGCGAAGCCGCATGGCGGATGCTGCAGCAGCTGAAGCCGGACATCCTGGTGACCGACATCGAGATGCCTGGCCTGTCCGGGCTGGAACTGGCGCAGCGCATCGCCCGCCATGAGCTGCCGATCAAGGTGGTGATCGTGACCACCTTCGCCCGTGCCGGGTTCCTGCGTCGCGCGTTGGAAGCCGGCGTGCTGGGCTACCTGTTGAAGGACGCACCGGCCGAAAACCTGGCCGACGCGCTGCGCAAGGTGAACCAGGGCATCCGCGCGATCGACCCGCAGCTGGCGCTGGATGCATGGTCGCAGGCCGACCCGCTGACCGACCGCGAGCGCCGGGTGCTGCGGCTGGCGGGCGAGGGCCGCACGGCCAGCGAGATCGCCGAGCAGCTGGGGTTGTCGCACGGCACGGTGCGCAATTACCTGTCCGAGTGCATCGGCAAGCTGGGCGTGGCCAATCGCATCGAGGCGTATCGGCTGGCGCGGCAGAAGGGGTGGTTGTAG
- a CDS encoding cytochrome b, with protein sequence MSTSNGHFNLLARVLHWSMALMIIAMLFIGVTMVASLHLRPVLIDLHRPLGIAILLLVLLRLYNRLRHRPPPLPADLPVWQVMAAKASHWMLYALMLAMPLIGWAMLSAGGYPIVLWGGLHLPPIVPHTPALYAALRNAHSLLAYVLFATVLMHVGAALFHLWVRRDGVFQAMARGKD encoded by the coding sequence ATGAGCACCAGCAATGGCCACTTCAACCTGCTGGCGCGGGTACTGCACTGGTCCATGGCGCTGATGATCATCGCCATGCTGTTCATCGGCGTGACCATGGTCGCCTCGCTGCATCTGCGCCCCGTGCTGATCGACCTGCACCGTCCACTGGGCATCGCGATCCTGCTGCTGGTGCTGCTGCGCCTGTATAACCGGCTGCGCCATCGCCCGCCGCCGCTGCCGGCCGATCTGCCGGTGTGGCAGGTGATGGCGGCCAAGGCGTCGCATTGGATGCTGTACGCGCTGATGCTGGCGATGCCGCTGATCGGCTGGGCGATGCTGTCGGCCGGCGGTTACCCGATCGTGCTGTGGGGTGGCCTGCACCTGCCGCCGATCGTGCCGCACACCCCGGCCCTGTATGCCGCGCTGCGCAACGCGCACAGCCTGCTGGCCTATGTATTGTTCGCCACCGTGCTGATGCACGTGGGGGCGGCGCTGTTCCACCTGTGGGTGCGGCGTGACGGGGTGTTCCAGGCGATGGCGCGCGGGAAGGATTGA
- a CDS encoding catalase family peroxidase encodes MSLFRYTRAGQAPGAPRRHSPLLWIALIALILGAVALTFAWLAGWIGNRLTAQRFTDTIEATGPAHPGFRRAHSKGICVSGWFEPSAQAPTLSSARVFSQPRVPVMGRLSIGGGDPYGADNTARVRSIAVQMVSDDGQEWRMAMNSFPFFAVPDAEAFFEQTRASIPDPATGKPDPQKMAAVLAKYPSAQAFQQWAKTAPWTSSWADTTFNSVNSFWFTNAQGQKRAVRWRWQPQAPVVEMDAETRKQASVDFLSQELQQRLASGPVRWNLVVSIAEPGDAIDDPSVAWPESREQVVAGVLSLDRMQSQEEGACGQINFDPLILPSGVRGSGDPILAARSAVYSQSFNRRERERASGNVEQPKEAAR; translated from the coding sequence ATGTCGCTCTTCCGCTATACCCGCGCCGGCCAGGCGCCAGGCGCACCGCGCAGGCATTCGCCGCTGCTCTGGATCGCCCTGATCGCGCTCATCCTGGGTGCCGTCGCACTGACCTTCGCCTGGCTGGCCGGCTGGATCGGCAACCGCCTGACCGCGCAGCGCTTCACCGACACCATCGAAGCCACCGGCCCGGCGCATCCCGGCTTCCGCCGTGCGCACAGCAAGGGCATCTGCGTGAGCGGCTGGTTCGAACCGAGCGCGCAGGCGCCGACGCTGTCCAGCGCACGGGTGTTCTCGCAACCGCGCGTGCCGGTGATGGGGCGGCTGTCGATCGGCGGCGGCGATCCCTACGGCGCCGACAACACCGCACGCGTCCGCAGCATCGCCGTGCAGATGGTCAGCGATGACGGCCAGGAATGGCGCATGGCGATGAACAGCTTCCCGTTCTTCGCCGTTCCCGATGCCGAGGCGTTCTTCGAGCAGACCCGCGCCTCCATTCCCGACCCGGCCACCGGCAAGCCCGACCCGCAGAAGATGGCGGCCGTGCTGGCGAAGTACCCTAGTGCACAGGCCTTCCAGCAATGGGCCAAGACCGCGCCGTGGACCAGCAGCTGGGCCGACACCACCTTCAACAGTGTCAACAGCTTCTGGTTCACCAACGCGCAGGGCCAGAAGCGCGCGGTGCGCTGGCGCTGGCAGCCGCAGGCGCCGGTGGTGGAAATGGACGCCGAAACGCGCAAGCAGGCCAGCGTCGATTTCCTCAGCCAGGAACTGCAGCAGCGCCTGGCCAGTGGTCCGGTGCGCTGGAACCTGGTCGTCAGCATCGCCGAGCCCGGCGACGCCATCGATGATCCGTCGGTAGCGTGGCCCGAGTCGCGTGAACAGGTGGTGGCCGGCGTGCTCAGCCTGGACCGCATGCAGTCGCAGGAAGAAGGCGCCTGCGGACAGATCAACTTCGATCCACTGATCCTGCCCAGCGGCGTGCGCGGCAGCGGCGATCCGATCCTGGCCGCACGCTCGGCCGTGTACTCGCAGTCGTTCAACCGCCGCGAACGCGAGCGCGCCAGCGGCAACGTGGAGCAACCGAAGGAGGCCGCACGATGA
- a CDS encoding leucyl aminopeptidase family protein, whose protein sequence is MSEITGFTTDATAALPLYVLDREQFAAWKDGQPAATQAWLASQGFTAGAFSTALLPGADGLAGAVIGVGDRADAYSYSHAPHALPEGSVWQLASELPAAEQALMQLGWGLGSYRFDRYRKRHRAPAQLVAAPTGEAADLITASLRVRDWVNTPTEDMGPQQLEDAARALADAHGAEVEAITGDALLKQNFPAIHAVGRASHRAPRLVVLRWGKDTDPALVLVGKGVCFDTGGLDIKPADGMRNMKKDMGGAAHALALAGLVMARGLPVRLTLLVPAVENAIGPDAFRPGEVIATRKGLSVEIDNTDAEGRVILCDALTFASEQKPDLVLDFATLTGAARIALGPDLPALFSNDDSVAQQWLQAGDATRDPVWRMPLWRPYLRYLTSGIADLANAGSRMAGSVTAALYLERFLEDGQRWAHLDVYAWNDGERPGRPAGGEALALRSAWAMLKARYS, encoded by the coding sequence ATGAGCGAGATCACTGGTTTCACCACCGACGCCACCGCAGCGCTGCCGCTGTACGTGCTGGACCGCGAGCAGTTCGCGGCCTGGAAGGACGGCCAGCCGGCCGCCACCCAGGCCTGGCTGGCATCGCAGGGCTTTACTGCCGGCGCCTTCAGCACCGCGCTGCTGCCCGGTGCCGACGGCCTGGCCGGTGCGGTGATCGGCGTCGGTGATCGCGCCGACGCCTACAGCTACTCGCACGCTCCGCACGCCCTGCCGGAAGGCAGCGTGTGGCAGCTGGCCAGCGAACTGCCGGCCGCCGAACAGGCGCTGATGCAGCTCGGCTGGGGCCTGGGCAGCTACCGCTTCGACCGTTACCGCAAGCGCCACCGTGCGCCGGCGCAGCTGGTGGCCGCCCCCACCGGCGAAGCGGCCGACCTGATCACCGCCAGCCTGCGCGTGCGTGACTGGGTCAACACCCCGACCGAGGACATGGGTCCGCAGCAGCTGGAAGACGCCGCACGTGCGCTGGCCGACGCGCATGGCGCCGAGGTCGAGGCGATCACCGGCGATGCGCTGCTGAAGCAGAACTTCCCGGCCATCCACGCCGTGGGCCGCGCCTCGCACCGCGCTCCGCGCCTGGTCGTGCTGCGCTGGGGCAAGGACACCGACCCGGCACTGGTGCTGGTCGGCAAGGGCGTGTGCTTCGACACCGGCGGCCTGGACATCAAGCCGGCCGACGGCATGCGCAACATGAAGAAGGACATGGGCGGCGCCGCGCACGCGCTGGCCCTGGCCGGCCTGGTGATGGCGCGCGGGCTGCCGGTGCGGCTGACCCTGCTGGTGCCGGCGGTGGAAAACGCGATCGGCCCGGATGCCTTCCGCCCGGGCGAAGTCATCGCCACGCGCAAGGGCCTGAGCGTGGAGATCGACAACACCGACGCCGAAGGCCGAGTGATCCTGTGCGACGCGCTGACCTTCGCCAGCGAGCAGAAACCCGACCTGGTGCTGGACTTCGCCACCCTCACCGGTGCCGCACGCATCGCGTTGGGCCCGGACCTGCCGGCACTGTTCAGCAACGATGACAGCGTGGCCCAGCAGTGGCTGCAGGCCGGCGACGCGACCCGCGACCCGGTCTGGCGCATGCCGCTGTGGCGCCCCTACCTGCGTTACCTGACCAGTGGCATCGCGGACCTGGCCAATGCCGGTTCGCGCATGGCCGGCTCGGTCACGGCCGCGCTGTACCTGGAACGTTTCCTGGAAGACGGCCAGCGCTGGGCGCATCTGGACGTCTATGCCTGGAACGACGGCGAGCGACCGGGCCGTCCGGCCGGTGGCGAAGCGCTGGCGCTGCGTTCGGCGTGGGCGATGCTGAAGGCGCGCTACAGCTGA
- a CDS encoding HAD family hydrolase gives MNFPVQAITLDLDDTLWPFAPIGARIDLVLHEWMREHSPATAAMYPVAAMRELRERLYHAHPHLHHDLSALRRLTLHEALHGSGASLDLLEPAYEVFYAARNQVECYPDAIEALARIAARVPVAALSNGNADLERIGLAHHFAFQLGAREHGAAKPEASIFHAACTRLGVAPAQVLHVGDHAEMDVAGAIAAGLRGCWINREAATWTHPQLQPDLQFDTLTGLADWLDANLDAAAPRSI, from the coding sequence GTGAATTTCCCCGTCCAAGCCATCACCCTCGACCTTGACGACACGCTGTGGCCGTTCGCTCCGATCGGCGCCCGCATCGACCTGGTCCTGCACGAGTGGATGCGTGAACACAGCCCCGCCACCGCCGCGATGTATCCGGTGGCGGCCATGCGCGAACTGCGCGAGCGCCTGTACCACGCCCATCCGCATCTCCATCACGACCTGAGCGCACTGCGCCGGCTGACCCTGCACGAAGCCCTGCACGGCAGCGGCGCCAGCCTCGACCTGCTGGAGCCGGCGTATGAAGTGTTCTACGCCGCGCGCAACCAGGTGGAGTGCTACCCCGATGCGATCGAGGCACTGGCGCGGATTGCCGCGCGGGTGCCGGTGGCAGCACTGAGCAATGGCAACGCCGATCTGGAACGGATCGGCCTGGCCCATCATTTCGCCTTCCAGCTGGGCGCGCGCGAACACGGCGCGGCCAAGCCCGAGGCCAGCATCTTCCACGCCGCCTGCACCCGCCTGGGTGTGGCACCGGCACAGGTGCTGCATGTCGGCGACCATGCCGAGATGGATGTGGCCGGGGCAATCGCCGCAGGCCTGCGCGGATGCTGGATCAACCGTGAAGCCGCCACCTGGACCCATCCGCAGCTGCAGCCGGACCTGCAGTTCGACACCCTCACCGGCCTGGCCGACTGGTTGGATGCCAACCTCGACGCTGCCGCACCCCGGAGTATCTGA